From Chryseobacterium salivictor, a single genomic window includes:
- a CDS encoding anhydro-N-acetylmuramic acid kinase, producing the protein MNFHALGLMSGTSLDGLDVCYASFQKDELGKWNFQILRAVTFPYSETWEKRLRNAIHLSAEEIFSLNSEYGFYLGEKVNEFIIQYAIKNIDFIASHGHTVFHQPEKKFTVQIGDGRAIKFLTNIPVIYDFRSQDVLMGGNGAPLVPIGDELLFPEYSACLNLGGFSNISFKENGKRIAFDICPVNIVLNHFSKKLGKDYDENGDFARNGNVNPQLLQSLNSIKYYQKSPPKSLGMEWVSQYILPEFKDEDPSVILATFTEHAAIQIAEIFNRFQLDKVLFTGGGTYNSFLIERILSKTNTEICTPDKEIIDFKEALIFAFMGVLRITNEDNILSSATGSSRNHCSGLLV; encoded by the coding sequence ATGAATTTCCATGCTTTGGGTTTAATGTCTGGCACCAGTCTCGATGGACTGGATGTTTGTTACGCCTCTTTCCAAAAAGATGAACTCGGCAAATGGAATTTTCAGATTCTGCGCGCCGTCACTTTTCCCTATTCTGAAACTTGGGAAAAACGGCTTAGAAATGCCATTCATTTATCCGCAGAAGAAATCTTCTCACTCAATTCTGAGTACGGATTTTATTTGGGTGAAAAGGTGAATGAATTCATTATTCAATACGCAATAAAAAATATAGATTTCATCGCTTCGCACGGACATACCGTTTTTCATCAGCCAGAGAAAAAATTCACAGTTCAGATCGGAGATGGCCGTGCTATAAAATTCCTGACCAATATTCCGGTGATTTACGATTTTCGCAGTCAGGATGTTTTGATGGGCGGAAACGGCGCACCGTTAGTTCCCATCGGCGATGAACTGCTTTTTCCGGAATACAGCGCGTGTCTGAATCTCGGTGGCTTTTCGAATATTTCATTTAAAGAAAATGGAAAAAGAATTGCTTTTGATATTTGTCCGGTCAATATTGTGCTGAATCATTTCTCTAAAAAATTAGGAAAAGACTATGATGAAAATGGCGATTTTGCAAGAAACGGAAATGTAAATCCGCAACTTTTGCAGTCCCTGAATTCCATAAAATATTATCAGAAAAGTCCACCGAAATCATTGGGAATGGAATGGGTTTCTCAGTATATTTTACCGGAATTTAAAGATGAAGATCCTTCGGTGATTTTAGCGACTTTTACAGAGCACGCCGCCATTCAGATTGCTGAAATATTCAATCGGTTTCAACTCGACAAAGTGTTATTTACTGGCGGCGGAACGTATAATTCCTTTTTAATTGAAAGAATTTTAAGTAAAACCAATACCGAAATTTGTACTCCCGATAAGGAAATCATCGATTTCAAAGAAGCCCTTATTTTCGCGTTCATGGGAGTTTTAAGAATAACTAATGAAGATAACATTCTTTCTTCAGCCACCGGAAGTTCGCGAAACCACTGTTCCGGACTTCTCGTTTAA
- a CDS encoding carbon-nitrogen hydrolase family protein: MQVDIRPLKIEDYDELRETMQKAYPAMSESIWSKTSIKKLIKIFPDGQICITVDNKIAAVCLSLIVQYELYGDDHTYKEITGNYTFNTHSDTGNVLYGIEIFVDPEFRELRLARRLYDARKELCEKLNLKSIIVGGRIPNYHLYSSELSPRQYIQQVRKKEIYDPVLSFQLANNFLPVRVLKNYLPEDIQSAENAVLLQWNNIYYSKKPNTMQDSVIRLGLVQWQMRHFKDIDAFFEQVEFFVNVMADYKSDFIMFPEFFNTPLLAPFNDLSERDSMFKLAELTEEIKNKLSQLAIGYNINIIGGSMPLVENEELYNISYLLHRDGKIDEHRKVHITPNEKKFYGMKGGNEIKVIDTDCGKVGLVICYDVEFPELPRILADQGMKILFVPYLTDTQNAYMRVRNCASARAIENECYVAIAGCVGNLPGVNNMDIQYGQAAVFTPSDFAFPSNAIKGEATPNTEMTLIVDVDLNLLKELHHYGAVRTMTDRRKDLYDTISYNTDSEAE; this comes from the coding sequence ATGCAAGTAGATATTAGACCTTTAAAAATTGAAGATTACGACGAACTCAGAGAGACGATGCAAAAAGCATATCCAGCGATGTCCGAAAGTATCTGGTCAAAGACGAGTATTAAAAAGTTAATCAAAATCTTCCCCGACGGACAGATCTGTATTACTGTTGACAACAAGATTGCAGCGGTTTGTCTCTCCTTAATTGTACAGTACGAATTGTACGGTGATGATCATACTTATAAAGAAATTACCGGAAATTATACCTTCAACACCCATTCTGATACCGGAAATGTTTTATACGGTATCGAAATTTTTGTAGATCCGGAATTCAGAGAACTACGGCTGGCGCGAAGATTATACGATGCGAGAAAAGAACTTTGTGAAAAACTGAATTTGAAATCAATTATCGTGGGCGGCAGAATTCCGAATTATCATTTGTATAGTTCAGAACTTTCTCCGAGACAATATATCCAGCAGGTTCGAAAAAAAGAAATTTACGATCCGGTTTTAAGTTTTCAGTTGGCCAATAATTTCCTGCCGGTTCGCGTTTTGAAAAATTATTTACCGGAGGATATTCAATCCGCTGAAAATGCAGTTTTGCTGCAGTGGAATAATATTTATTACAGCAAGAAACCAAATACGATGCAGGATTCTGTAATTCGGTTGGGCTTGGTTCAATGGCAGATGCGGCATTTCAAAGACATCGATGCGTTTTTTGAACAGGTTGAATTTTTCGTGAATGTAATGGCGGATTATAAATCAGATTTCATCATGTTCCCCGAGTTTTTCAATACGCCTCTACTCGCTCCTTTCAATGATTTGAGCGAAAGAGACAGCATGTTTAAACTGGCTGAACTTACGGAAGAAATAAAAAATAAACTGTCACAATTAGCAATCGGTTACAACATCAATATCATTGGGGGAAGTATGCCGCTTGTAGAAAATGAGGAGTTATACAACATCAGTTATCTGCTGCACCGTGACGGAAAAATCGATGAACACCGAAAAGTGCATATCACGCCCAACGAGAAAAAATTCTACGGAATGAAAGGTGGAAATGAAATAAAAGTCATCGATACCGATTGTGGAAAAGTAGGTCTGGTCATTTGTTATGATGTTGAATTTCCTGAATTACCAAGAATTCTGGCCGATCAGGGAATGAAAATTCTGTTTGTTCCTTACCTTACCGATACTCAAAATGCTTATATGCGCGTGCGTAACTGTGCGTCTGCGAGGGCGATCGAAAACGAATGTTATGTTGCGATCGCAGGATGTGTCGGAAATTTACCGGGAGTAAACAATATGGATATTCAGTATGGGCAGGCCGCTGTTTTTACGCCGTCTGATTTTGCCTTTCCCTCCAACGCGATTAAAGGAGAAGCGACACCGAATACCGAAATGACCTTAATCGTAGATGTTGATCTGAATTTGCTGAAAGAACTGCATCATTACGGCGCGGTACGAACGATGACCGACCGCCGGAAAGATTTATACGACACTATTTCCTATAATACCGATTCGGAAGCGGAATAA
- the rsmG gene encoding 16S rRNA (guanine(527)-N(7))-methyltransferase RsmG, whose product MSVELIEKYFPDLSENQKTQFADLERLYREWNEKINVISRKDMDSLYEKHILHSLGIAKIMEFAPNTKVLDIGTGGGFPGIPLAILFPEAQFTLVDSIGKKITVVKEVSEGIGLKNITAIHGRAEEVKDQFHFVVSRAVTQMPVFLRWLKGKFLKEQFNPKHNGVLYLKGGDLGEELAGLKAELFQLKDHFEGEFFETKKVVYLSKGNFNS is encoded by the coding sequence ATGTCTGTAGAATTAATAGAAAAATATTTTCCTGATCTTTCCGAAAATCAAAAAACACAATTCGCTGATCTTGAACGGTTATACCGGGAATGGAATGAAAAAATCAACGTCATTTCCAGGAAAGATATGGATTCACTCTACGAAAAACATATTCTGCATTCTTTGGGAATTGCTAAAATAATGGAGTTTGCACCGAATACAAAAGTTCTGGATATCGGTACCGGCGGTGGTTTTCCTGGAATTCCGCTGGCGATTTTATTTCCAGAAGCTCAGTTTACTTTGGTGGATTCTATTGGTAAAAAGATTACCGTTGTGAAGGAAGTTTCGGAAGGAATTGGGTTGAAAAATATAACCGCAATCCACGGAAGGGCTGAAGAGGTGAAAGATCAGTTTCATTTTGTAGTCAGTAGAGCGGTTACTCAAATGCCGGTTTTTCTGCGTTGGTTAAAAGGTAAATTTTTAAAAGAGCAGTTTAATCCAAAACATAATGGTGTTCTTTATCTCAAAGGTGGCGATTTAGGAGAAGAACTTGCAGGGTTAAAAGCAGAATTATTTCAACTCAAAGATCATTTTGAAGGTGAATTTTTTGAAACTAAAAAAGTGGTATATTTATCTAAAGGAAATTTTAATTCCTGA
- a CDS encoding pyridoxal phosphate-dependent aminotransferase, with product MEKFSNRLNRMSFSQTFVMSNKVRQMKAEGIDVISLTLGEPDFDVPKNIKEAAFAAINNNFSHYSPVPGFLDLREAICAKLKRDNNLEYNASQICVSNGAKQAIINVLASIINDGDEVILPAPYWVSYDEMVKMMGGKSVFVETSIDTEFKMTAEQLEKAITPNTKALLYSSPCNPSGSYYTYEELESIANVIAKYPQITIISDEIYEFINYEGKHTSIAEFQQVYEQTAVINGMSKAFAMTGWRIGYSACPTWLAKACEKIQGQMTSGANTMAQKASITALQTDPAEYRFMIEEFKKRRDLVFSLIKNIPGFKVNYPKAAFYFFPDISFYIGKTLNGTLIKDADDFAMFLLENAHVGTVGGVSFGNPNCIRFSYAASEKELTEAMRRIHEFLEKVEIS from the coding sequence ATGGAAAAATTCTCAAACCGGCTGAACCGAATGAGTTTCTCACAGACCTTTGTAATGAGCAACAAAGTGCGGCAAATGAAAGCAGAAGGAATCGATGTGATCAGTCTAACGCTTGGCGAACCCGATTTCGATGTACCAAAAAATATTAAAGAAGCTGCTTTTGCGGCGATTAATAATAATTTCAGCCACTACTCGCCTGTTCCGGGATTTCTGGATTTAAGGGAGGCCATTTGCGCAAAGTTAAAAAGAGATAATAATTTAGAATACAACGCTTCGCAGATTTGTGTGTCAAATGGGGCCAAACAAGCGATTATAAACGTACTTGCTTCCATCATCAACGATGGCGACGAAGTTATTCTGCCCGCACCGTACTGGGTAAGCTACGATGAAATGGTGAAAATGATGGGTGGAAAATCTGTTTTCGTGGAAACGTCGATCGACACCGAGTTTAAAATGACCGCGGAACAACTCGAAAAAGCAATTACACCAAACACAAAAGCCCTGCTTTACAGTTCTCCGTGCAATCCATCGGGAAGTTATTATACGTATGAAGAACTTGAAAGTATTGCAAATGTTATTGCAAAATACCCTCAAATAACGATTATCTCTGATGAGATTTATGAGTTTATCAATTATGAAGGAAAGCATACTTCGATTGCAGAATTTCAGCAGGTTTATGAGCAAACAGCCGTAATCAACGGGATGTCGAAAGCATTTGCGATGACGGGTTGGCGAATTGGCTATTCTGCCTGTCCGACCTGGTTGGCAAAAGCCTGTGAGAAAATTCAGGGACAAATGACAAGCGGCGCCAATACCATGGCTCAAAAAGCGTCCATCACAGCATTGCAAACCGATCCGGCTGAATATCGTTTTATGATTGAAGAATTTAAAAAACGACGGGACTTGGTTTTTTCATTAATAAAAAATATTCCCGGTTTCAAAGTAAATTATCCGAAAGCAGCATTTTACTTTTTCCCTGATATTTCTTTTTACATCGGTAAAACTTTAAATGGAACTCTGATTAAAGATGCCGATGATTTCGCGATGTTCCTATTAGAAAATGCCCATGTGGGAACGGTCGGCGGCGTTTCTTTTGGTAATCCTAACTGTATCCGTTTTTCCTACGCTGCGTCTGAAAAAGAACTCACAGAAGCGATGAGGCGAATTCACGAATTTTTAGAAAAGGTTGAAATTAGCTAA
- a CDS encoding zinc ribbon domain-containing protein yields the protein MAKKTVEIAVEDKLRALYDLQIIDSRLDEIRSTRGELPIEVEDLEIEIEGLEKRAEKFQSEIKLQNDEINTKNEVISHAKTLIDKYKSQQDNVRNNKEFESLDKEIEFQELEIQLSEKRINEFSVKISHKNETLDELNSKIADLKNHLKFKKEELENLVSETQKEEDFLIEKSNEFAKNIDERLLASYHRIRTNSPTGLAVVGLERGAPKGSFFTLPPQKQMEIAQRKKIIIDEHSGKILVDDDLVNEENEKMKDIIKF from the coding sequence ATGGCTAAAAAAACAGTAGAAATCGCCGTTGAAGACAAACTAAGAGCACTTTACGACCTACAAATCATCGATTCAAGATTAGACGAAATCCGTAGCACAAGAGGCGAATTGCCAATTGAAGTGGAAGATTTAGAAATTGAAATCGAAGGTTTAGAAAAAAGAGCTGAGAAATTTCAAAGTGAGATTAAACTTCAAAACGATGAAATCAATACAAAGAATGAAGTGATCAGTCACGCAAAAACTTTGATTGATAAATATAAATCTCAGCAAGATAACGTAAGAAATAACAAAGAATTCGAATCTTTGGATAAAGAAATTGAATTTCAGGAATTGGAAATTCAACTTTCAGAAAAAAGAATCAATGAATTTAGTGTAAAAATAAGCCATAAGAATGAAACTTTAGACGAGTTAAATTCGAAAATAGCTGATTTGAAAAATCACTTGAAATTCAAAAAAGAAGAACTCGAGAATTTAGTTTCTGAAACTCAGAAAGAAGAAGATTTCCTGATTGAAAAATCAAACGAATTCGCTAAAAATATTGATGAAAGATTATTGGCTTCTTACCACAGAATCCGTACGAATTCACCAACCGGTTTAGCAGTAGTAGGTTTAGAAAGAGGTGCGCCGAAAGGATCATTCTTCACATTGCCTCCACAAAAGCAAATGGAAATTGCTCAACGTAAAAAAATCATTATCGACGAGCATTCAGGAAAAATCCTGGTGGACGACGATTTGGTCAACGAAGAAAACGAGAAAATGAAAGATATTATTAAATTTTAA